In the genome of Streptomyces collinus, one region contains:
- a CDS encoding ATP-binding cassette domain-containing protein: protein MHDRDPHDPFVRVRGAREHNLQGIDVDIPRDVLAVFTGVSGSGKSSLAFGTIYAEAQRRYFESVAPYARRLIHQVGAPKVGEITGLPPAVSLQQRRAAPTSRSSVGTVTNLSNSLRMLFSRAGTYPPGAERLDSDAFSPNTAVGACPECHGLGRVHRTSEELLVPDSSLSIRDGAIAAWPGAWQGKNLRDILDALGHDVDRPWRELPAGEREWILFTDEQPVVTVHPVRDADRIQRPYQGTYMSAHRYVMKTFSDSKSQALRAKAERFLTSAPCPACGGSRLRPEALAVTFGGRTIAELAALPLAELAAGLDGTSEAARVLTDDLRSRIAPVVELGLGYLSLDRPAPTLSPGELQRLRLATQLRSGLFGVVYVLDEPSAGLHPADTEALLTVLERLKASGNSVFVVEHHLDVMRGADWLVDVGPAAGEHGGRVLHSGPVAELAGVEESATARYLFGRSPAPARDVREATGWLKTGPVTRHNLRGVTAEFPLGVFTAVTGVSGSGKSTLIGEITQDSAGVGRLVSVDQKPIGRTPRSNLATYTGLFDVVRKVFAATDGARERGFGVGRFSFNVAGGRCETCQGEGFVSVELLFLPSTYAPCPDCGGARYNPETLEVTYRGRTIAQVLDLTVESAAEFFADTPAVARSLASLLDVGLGYLRLGQPATELSGGEAQRIKLASEMQRGRRGHTLYLLDEPTTGLHPADVDVLMRQLHGLVDAGHTVVVVEHDMSVVARADWVIDLGPGGGDAGGHIVAAGPPRDVARSPESRTAPYLARTRSGSR from the coding sequence ATGCACGACCGCGACCCCCATGACCCGTTCGTCCGTGTCCGCGGAGCCCGCGAGCACAACCTCCAGGGCATCGACGTCGACATCCCCCGGGACGTGCTGGCCGTGTTCACCGGCGTGTCCGGCTCGGGGAAGTCGTCGCTGGCGTTCGGCACGATCTACGCGGAGGCGCAGCGGCGCTACTTCGAGTCGGTCGCGCCGTACGCGCGCCGGCTGATCCACCAGGTCGGCGCGCCGAAGGTCGGGGAGATCACCGGTCTGCCGCCGGCCGTGTCGCTCCAGCAGCGCCGCGCCGCCCCCACCTCTCGGTCCTCCGTCGGCACGGTCACCAACCTCTCCAACTCCCTGCGGATGCTGTTCTCCCGGGCCGGCACCTACCCGCCGGGCGCCGAGCGGCTCGACTCCGACGCCTTCTCGCCCAACACGGCGGTGGGGGCCTGCCCGGAGTGCCACGGGCTGGGGCGGGTGCACCGGACGAGCGAGGAGCTGCTGGTTCCCGACTCCTCGCTGTCGATCCGCGACGGGGCGATCGCCGCGTGGCCGGGCGCCTGGCAGGGCAAGAACCTCCGGGACATCCTCGACGCGCTCGGCCACGACGTGGACCGGCCGTGGCGGGAGCTGCCCGCCGGCGAGCGGGAGTGGATCCTGTTCACGGACGAGCAGCCGGTGGTCACCGTGCATCCGGTGCGGGACGCCGACCGCATCCAACGGCCCTACCAGGGCACATACATGAGCGCCCACCGGTACGTGATGAAGACGTTCTCGGACTCCAAGAGCCAGGCCCTGCGGGCAAAGGCCGAGCGGTTCCTCACCAGTGCGCCCTGCCCGGCGTGCGGCGGCAGCCGGCTGCGCCCCGAGGCCCTGGCGGTGACGTTCGGCGGCCGGACCATCGCCGAGCTGGCGGCACTGCCGCTGGCGGAACTGGCCGCCGGTCTCGACGGGACCTCGGAGGCCGCCCGGGTCCTCACCGACGACCTGCGGTCCCGGATCGCGCCGGTCGTCGAGCTGGGCCTCGGCTACCTCAGCCTCGACCGGCCCGCCCCCACCCTCTCCCCGGGCGAGCTGCAACGCCTGCGCCTGGCCACCCAGCTGCGCTCCGGGCTGTTCGGGGTCGTCTACGTCCTCGACGAGCCGTCGGCGGGCCTCCACCCGGCGGACACCGAGGCGCTGCTCACGGTGCTGGAGCGGCTGAAGGCGTCGGGGAACTCGGTGTTCGTGGTGGAGCACCACCTCGACGTCATGCGGGGCGCCGACTGGCTGGTCGACGTGGGGCCGGCAGCGGGCGAACACGGCGGGCGCGTGCTGCACAGCGGCCCCGTGGCCGAGCTGGCGGGTGTCGAGGAATCGGCGACGGCCCGCTACCTCTTCGGCCGCTCCCCCGCCCCGGCCCGGGACGTGCGCGAGGCCACCGGGTGGCTGAAGACCGGCCCGGTCACCCGGCACAACCTGCGCGGGGTGACAGCGGAGTTCCCGCTCGGCGTGTTCACCGCGGTGACCGGGGTGTCCGGCTCCGGCAAGTCCACGCTCATCGGCGAGATCACGCAGGACTCGGCGGGCGTGGGCCGGCTGGTCTCGGTCGACCAGAAGCCGATCGGCCGCACGCCGCGCTCGAACCTCGCGACGTACACGGGCCTCTTCGACGTCGTACGCAAGGTGTTCGCGGCCACCGATGGGGCCCGCGAACGCGGTTTCGGCGTCGGGCGGTTCTCCTTCAACGTGGCCGGCGGGCGCTGCGAGACCTGCCAGGGCGAGGGGTTCGTCAGCGTGGAGCTGCTGTTCCTGCCCAGCACGTACGCGCCCTGCCCGGACTGCGGCGGGGCCCGCTACAACCCGGAGACGCTGGAGGTGACGTACCGGGGGCGGACCATCGCGCAGGTGCTGGATCTGACGGTGGAGAGCGCCGCGGAGTTCTTCGCGGACACCCCGGCCGTGGCCCGCAGTCTGGCCTCCCTGCTCGACGTCGGCCTGGGCTACCTCCGCCTGGGCCAGCCCGCGACCGAGCTCTCCGGCGGCGAGGCCCAGCGCATCAAGCTGGCGAGCGAGATGCAGCGCGGCCGGCGGGGCCACACGCTCTACCTCCTCGACGAACCCACGACCGGCCTCCACCCGGCCGATGTGGACGTCCTGATGCGCCAGTTGCACGGTCTCGTCGACGCCGGGCACACCGTGGTCGTCGTCGAGCACGACATGTCCGTCGTCGCACGCGCGGACTGGGTGATCGACCTCGGCCCCGGCGGCGGCGACGCGGGCGGCCACATCGTGGCGGCGGGCCCACCGCGAGACGTAGCCCGCTCACCGGAGAGCCGGACGGCCCCCTACCTGGCACGCACACGGTCCGGGAGCCGCTGA
- a CDS encoding LLM class flavin-dependent oxidoreductase, producing MDPVRLSVLDRSRTREGHTHPEALRDTVRLAQELERLGYHRVWVSEHHGVPGVAGSAPTVLAAAVAGATRTIRVGTGGVMLPNHRPLVVAEQFGVLESLFPGRIDMGLGRSVGFTDGVRRALGRDKGDAEDFESQLAELLGWFRGTSPTGVHARPAEGLTVPPFVLAMGEGAGIAARAGLPMVIGDLRNREKMRRGIDHYRDRFRPSVWAPEPYVVVSGTIAVAGTPEEARRLLIPEAWSMARSRTRGAFPPLPPAERVEALTMTGKERDFYESGLTGHIAGTEEQVAHELETVVKETGAQEVLVTTSTYDREALLDSYRRLAAITSG from the coding sequence ATGGATCCCGTGCGCCTGTCCGTCCTCGACCGCTCCCGCACCCGCGAGGGACACACCCACCCCGAGGCGCTGCGCGACACCGTGCGGCTGGCGCAGGAGCTGGAGCGGCTCGGCTACCACCGGGTCTGGGTCTCGGAGCACCACGGCGTGCCCGGGGTGGCCGGTTCCGCGCCGACCGTGCTGGCCGCCGCCGTCGCGGGCGCCACCCGGACGATCCGGGTCGGTACCGGCGGGGTGATGCTGCCCAACCACCGGCCGCTGGTCGTGGCCGAGCAGTTCGGGGTGCTGGAGTCGCTGTTCCCCGGGCGGATCGACATGGGCCTCGGCCGGTCCGTCGGGTTCACGGACGGGGTGCGCCGGGCCCTGGGCCGCGACAAGGGCGACGCCGAGGACTTCGAGTCCCAGCTCGCGGAGCTGCTCGGCTGGTTCCGGGGCACCTCCCCCACCGGGGTGCACGCCCGCCCCGCCGAGGGCCTGACCGTGCCGCCGTTCGTCCTGGCCATGGGCGAGGGCGCCGGCATCGCCGCCCGCGCGGGTCTTCCCATGGTCATCGGCGACCTCAGGAACCGGGAGAAGATGCGGCGCGGCATCGACCACTACCGCGACCGTTTCCGTCCCTCCGTCTGGGCCCCGGAGCCCTACGTCGTCGTCTCGGGCACGATCGCCGTGGCCGGCACCCCCGAAGAGGCCCGGCGGCTGCTGATCCCCGAGGCTTGGTCGATGGCCCGCTCCCGCACCCGCGGCGCCTTCCCGCCGCTGCCGCCCGCCGAGCGCGTGGAGGCCCTCACGATGACCGGCAAGGAGCGGGATTTCTACGAGTCGGGCCTGACCGGTCACATCGCCGGGACCGAGGAGCAGGTGGCGCACGAGCTGGAGACGGTGGTGAAGGAGACGGGCGCCCAGGAGGTGCTGGTCACGACCAGCACGTACGACCGTGAGGCCCTGCTGGACTCCTACCGGCGGCTGGCCGCGATCACCTCCGGTTAG
- a CDS encoding nucleotidyltransferase domain-containing protein — protein MPVSRSERRPTVTVPNILLSGIVGSTAYGLARPGSDIDRLGLFAAPTEELHGLRRPKESHVSTAPDRTLHEAAKWCRLALGGNPTAMELVWLPDDLYEVRSPLGDELIGIRTAFLSAKRVRDAYLGYATQQFRRLETRGDGSFSADTRGRTAKHARHLKRLCAQGLELYTTGRLTIRVEDPDAYHAFGERVAADPSEALPLLRHYEEAFGAGPTVLPDEPDEALVEGWLRRVRAHFLAEAAHSAVGA, from the coding sequence GTGCCGGTATCCAGAAGCGAAAGGCGGCCGACCGTGACCGTCCCCAACATCCTGCTCTCCGGCATCGTCGGATCGACCGCCTACGGTCTCGCCCGCCCGGGTTCGGACATCGACCGCCTCGGCCTCTTCGCCGCGCCCACCGAGGAACTGCACGGTCTGCGCCGGCCGAAGGAGTCGCACGTCAGCACGGCGCCGGACCGCACCCTGCACGAGGCCGCCAAGTGGTGCCGGCTGGCCCTCGGCGGCAACCCGACCGCGATGGAGCTGGTGTGGCTCCCCGACGACTTGTACGAGGTGCGCAGCCCGCTCGGCGACGAGCTCATCGGCATCCGTACGGCGTTCCTGAGTGCCAAGCGGGTCAGGGACGCCTATCTCGGCTACGCCACCCAGCAGTTCCGGCGGCTGGAGACACGCGGCGACGGCTCGTTCTCCGCCGACACCCGGGGGCGCACCGCGAAGCACGCCCGGCATCTGAAACGGCTGTGCGCGCAGGGCCTGGAGCTGTACACCACCGGGCGGCTGACGATCCGCGTCGAAGACCCGGACGCGTACCACGCCTTCGGCGAGCGCGTCGCAGCCGACCCGTCGGAGGCCCTGCCCCTGCTCAGGCACTACGAGGAGGCCTTCGGTGCAGGGCCCACGGTGCTGCCGGACGAACCCGACGAGGCACTGGTCGAAGGCTGGCTGCGCCGGGTCCGCGCGCACTTCCTCGCCGAGGCGGCGCACTCAGCCGTCGGGGCGTAG
- the rpmF gene encoding 50S ribosomal protein L32, producing MAVPKRKMSRSNTRHRRAQWKAVTPTLVPVTVDGVRHLVPQNLVRAYERGLLRPDG from the coding sequence ATGGCTGTCCCGAAGCGGAAGATGTCCCGCAGCAACACCCGTCACCGCCGCGCCCAGTGGAAGGCCGTCACGCCGACCCTGGTCCCCGTCACCGTCGACGGCGTGCGTCACCTCGTCCCGCAGAACCTGGTCAGGGCCTATGAGCGCGGGCTGCTACGCCCCGACGGCTGA
- a CDS encoding sodium/solute symporter, with protein MVSAAAIDDSSLQLTFVLFLTVVVITLFTALLTAPQRDEISEFYLGNRAMSPLRNGLAMCGDYLSAATLLGSTGLVALTGYDGLMYLGGTTVAWMMVLLLIAEPLHRTGRFTLGDTVALRLPRQQRPVRVALAVCILAIATLYLVAQLVGSVALLTQFTGVPSGSTRTLCVVVIGAFVILYASLGGMPGATVIQIIKAVMLVVGVLFTAGWVLHHFDWNPNALLERASERSGSGLSFLEPGLRYGGTVSNKLDFLSLELAIVLGLAALPHVLMRLLTPRNSGVLRSSVLWAVGLVGAVCFGAGIMGLGATALLGRETIESTDRTGNASVLLLAHELGGSVLTALLTCLAYLTLLAVAVGLTLAAASSLAHDLYSEVIRKGRATETEELTVARLSGAVIGVLGILLALVAWGANTATLAFLAFAIAASAILPTIIYTLFWRRFSAKGALLSLYGGLLCSVLLAVFSPVVSSAPGSFYPEADFAWFPLQNPGIVSIPVGFLLGWLGTVLDKGPAEEASAHEEFEVRMLVGADD; from the coding sequence GTGGTGAGCGCCGCCGCCATCGACGACAGCAGCCTGCAGCTGACGTTCGTCCTGTTCCTGACCGTCGTCGTGATCACCCTGTTCACGGCGCTGCTGACGGCTCCTCAACGCGACGAGATCAGCGAGTTCTACCTCGGCAACCGCGCCATGTCGCCGCTGCGCAACGGCCTCGCCATGTGCGGCGACTACCTCTCCGCCGCCACGCTGCTGGGCAGCACCGGGCTGGTCGCGCTGACCGGGTACGACGGGCTGATGTACCTCGGCGGGACCACCGTCGCCTGGATGATGGTGCTGCTGCTGATCGCCGAACCCCTGCACCGCACGGGCAGGTTCACGCTCGGCGACACGGTGGCGCTGCGCCTGCCGCGGCAGCAGCGGCCGGTGCGGGTCGCGCTGGCGGTCTGCATCCTGGCCATCGCCACGCTGTACCTGGTGGCCCAACTCGTGGGCAGTGTGGCCCTGCTGACCCAGTTCACCGGCGTGCCGAGCGGCAGCACCCGCACTCTGTGCGTGGTGGTGATCGGCGCCTTCGTGATCCTTTACGCCTCCCTCGGCGGCATGCCCGGCGCTACGGTCATCCAGATCATCAAGGCCGTGATGCTGGTGGTGGGCGTGCTGTTCACCGCGGGCTGGGTGCTGCACCACTTCGACTGGAACCCCAACGCGCTGCTGGAGAGGGCGTCCGAACGCAGCGGTTCGGGCCTGAGCTTCCTCGAACCGGGGCTGCGCTACGGCGGCACCGTCAGCAACAAGCTGGACTTCCTCAGCCTCGAACTGGCCATCGTGCTCGGCCTCGCCGCCCTGCCGCACGTGCTGATGCGGCTGCTCACCCCGCGCAACAGCGGCGTGCTGCGCTCCTCCGTGCTGTGGGCCGTCGGCCTGGTCGGCGCGGTCTGTTTCGGGGCCGGCATCATGGGGCTCGGCGCCACCGCGCTGCTCGGCCGGGAGACCATCGAGAGCACGGACCGCACCGGCAACGCCTCCGTCCTGCTGCTCGCCCACGAGCTGGGCGGCAGTGTCCTGACCGCGCTGCTGACCTGTCTGGCGTACCTGACGCTGCTGGCCGTGGCGGTCGGCCTCACCCTGGCCGCGGCTTCCTCCCTGGCGCACGACCTGTACAGCGAGGTGATCCGCAAGGGCCGGGCGACCGAGACGGAGGAGCTGACCGTCGCCCGGCTGTCCGGGGCGGTCATCGGGGTTCTCGGTATTCTGCTGGCCCTCGTCGCCTGGGGGGCGAACACCGCGACGCTCGCCTTCCTGGCCTTCGCCATCGCCGCGTCCGCGATCCTCCCGACGATCATCTACACCCTCTTCTGGCGGCGCTTCAGCGCGAAGGGCGCCCTGCTCAGCCTCTACGGCGGCCTGCTCTGCTCCGTCCTGCTGGCCGTCTTCTCCCCGGTCGTCTCCTCGGCTCCGGGCTCGTTCTACCCCGAGGCCGACTTCGCCTGGTTCCCGCTCCAGAACCCCGGCATCGTCTCCATCCCGGTGGGCTTCCTCCTGGGCTGGCTGGGCACGGTGCTGGACAAGGGGCCGGCCGAAGAGGCCTCCGCACACGAGGAGTTCGAGGTGCGGATGCTCGTGGGCGCGGACGACTGA
- a CDS encoding DUF485 domain-containing protein, translating into MPDYSPRRDDTPTFPLPHIEHTPPSRISDHPEFHSLRRAQRRFGIRATVLSVGGFLLYVLLSSFVPAVMNEPLFGRLTVGLTLGLGQFVIMGVTAWCYVRHMRTRVDPLARGLKSRLHETESRRARTTAPRQGAGQPLRHGARGFRTW; encoded by the coding sequence GTGCCCGACTATTCACCGCGGCGGGATGACACTCCCACATTCCCGCTTCCGCACATCGAACATACTCCGCCGTCTCGTATATCCGACCATCCTGAATTTCACTCTCTGCGTCGCGCGCAGCGCCGGTTCGGCATCCGCGCGACGGTCCTGTCCGTCGGTGGATTCCTGCTGTATGTACTGCTGTCGAGTTTTGTGCCCGCGGTGATGAACGAGCCGCTGTTCGGCCGCCTGACGGTCGGACTCACCCTCGGTCTTGGGCAGTTCGTCATCATGGGCGTGACCGCGTGGTGCTATGTCCGGCACATGCGCACCCGGGTCGATCCGCTCGCCCGCGGCCTGAAATCCCGGCTGCACGAGACGGAGAGCCGCCGCGCCCGTACGACGGCGCCACGGCAGGGGGCCGGGCAGCCGCTCCGGCACGGAGCGAGGGGGTTCCGCACGTGGTGA
- a CDS encoding phosphatase domain-containing protein, with the protein MRRGRRPLTLSGVSDDRSKAPLAVFDLDNTLADTTHRQRFLERRPKDWDGFFSAAPQDPPVPEGIALVLESARECEIVYLTGRPERCRRDTLDWLAAQGLPEGRVHMRRDADRRPARFTKLEILRRLARTREIRVLVDDDELVCADARRAGFTVVRADWVTRSAEMKAAQEREGRT; encoded by the coding sequence ATGCGCAGGGGGCGGCGACCCCTTACGCTGAGCGGCGTGAGCGACGACCGCAGCAAGGCCCCGCTGGCCGTGTTCGACCTGGACAACACCCTCGCCGACACCACGCACCGGCAGAGGTTCCTGGAACGCCGGCCGAAGGACTGGGACGGCTTCTTCTCGGCCGCGCCCCAGGACCCGCCGGTCCCGGAGGGCATCGCGCTGGTCCTGGAGAGCGCGCGGGAGTGCGAGATCGTCTACCTCACCGGGCGGCCCGAGCGCTGCCGGCGCGACACGCTGGACTGGCTCGCCGCCCAGGGGCTGCCCGAAGGGCGCGTGCACATGCGGCGGGACGCCGACCGGCGTCCCGCCCGGTTCACCAAGCTGGAGATCCTGCGTCGGCTCGCCCGCACCCGCGAGATCCGCGTCCTCGTGGACGACGACGAACTGGTCTGCGCGGACGCCCGGCGCGCGGGATTCACCGTCGTACGGGCCGACTGGGTGACCCGGTCCGCCGAGATGAAGGCGGCGCAGGAGCGCGAAGGGCGGACCTGA
- a CDS encoding dodecin has protein sequence MSNHTYRVTEIVGTSPDGVDQAIRNGIDRASQTLRNLDWFEVTQVRGQLEDGQIAHWQVGLKVGFRLDESE, from the coding sequence ATGTCGAACCACACCTACCGGGTCACGGAGATCGTCGGCACCTCACCGGACGGCGTCGACCAGGCCATCCGCAACGGCATCGACCGGGCCTCGCAGACGCTGCGCAACCTGGACTGGTTCGAGGTGACGCAGGTGCGCGGCCAGCTGGAGGACGGGCAGATCGCGCACTGGCAGGTGGGGCTGAAGGTGGGCTTCCGCCTCGACGAGTCGGAGTAG
- the egtD gene encoding L-histidine N(alpha)-methyltransferase, producing MSPFHLTRTLPEDTTGAALRADVHRGLTGRPKTLPPKWFYDAHGSDLFEKITELPEYYPTRAEREILLARSGDIAAATGARTLVELGSGSSEKTRHLIDALQDLHTYVPVDVSGSALSQAGQALAAERPGLDVHALIADFTAELTLPDTPGPRLVAFLGGTIGNLLPAERAAFLASVRALLAPGDALLLGTDLVKDEEVLVRAYDDAAGVTAAFNKNVLTVINRELGADFEPDAFDHVALWNTEHEWIEMRLRARTAQTVKVPALDLAVDFAAGEEMRTEVSAKFRQEGVRAELSAAGLELAHWWTDGPGRFALSLSVAR from the coding sequence GTGAGCCCGTTCCACCTCACCCGCACCCTGCCCGAGGACACCACGGGTGCCGCGCTGCGCGCCGACGTCCACCGGGGTCTCACCGGCCGCCCCAAGACCCTGCCGCCGAAGTGGTTCTACGACGCGCACGGCAGCGACCTGTTCGAGAAGATCACGGAACTGCCCGAGTACTACCCCACCCGCGCGGAGCGGGAGATCCTCCTCGCGCGCTCCGGCGACATCGCCGCGGCGACGGGGGCGCGCACCCTGGTCGAGCTCGGCTCCGGCTCCTCGGAGAAGACCCGGCACCTGATCGACGCCCTCCAGGATCTGCACACCTACGTCCCGGTCGACGTCAGCGGGAGCGCCCTCAGCCAGGCCGGGCAGGCGCTCGCCGCCGAGCGGCCCGGCCTGGACGTGCACGCGCTGATCGCCGACTTCACCGCGGAACTGACCCTGCCGGACACGCCGGGGCCCCGGCTGGTGGCGTTCCTGGGTGGCACGATCGGCAATCTGCTGCCCGCCGAACGCGCCGCGTTCCTGGCGTCCGTGCGCGCCCTGCTCGCCCCGGGCGACGCCCTGCTGCTGGGGACGGACCTGGTCAAGGACGAGGAGGTGCTGGTCCGGGCGTACGACGACGCGGCCGGGGTGACGGCCGCGTTCAACAAGAACGTCCTGACCGTGATCAACCGCGAGCTGGGCGCCGACTTCGAGCCTGACGCGTTCGACCATGTGGCGCTGTGGAACACGGAGCACGAATGGATCGAGATGCGGCTTCGCGCCCGTACGGCGCAGACGGTGAAGGTGCCGGCGCTCGATCTCGCCGTCGACTTCGCCGCGGGTGAGGAGATGCGCACCGAGGTGTCGGCGAAGTTCCGGCAGGAGGGCGTGCGCGCCGAACTGTCCGCGGCGGGGCTGGAGCTGGCCCACTGGTGGACGGACGGCCCGGGCCGGTTCGCGCTGTCGCTGAGCGTGGCGCGCTGA
- the egtC gene encoding ergothioneine biosynthesis protein EgtC, whose translation MCRHVAYVGPGEPLGRLLVEPPHGLYRQSWAPRHQQYGTVNADGFGVGWYAEGDPVPARYRRAGPVWADLSFADLARVVKSTALLAAVRDATLSGADAEAAAAPFAAGTWLFSHNGAVRGWPGSLATVSRTLPHEDLLSLEARNDSALVWALVLARLRSGDEEGQALADTVLEVAAAAPGSRLNLLLTNGDTITATAWGDTLWYLTRPGGGTVVASEPYDDDPHWREVPDRTLLAASRTDVLLTPLKEPADASVPSPSPKEPRT comes from the coding sequence ATGTGCCGTCATGTGGCGTACGTGGGGCCCGGGGAACCGCTGGGCCGGCTCCTCGTGGAGCCCCCTCACGGGCTGTACCGGCAGTCGTGGGCGCCCCGGCACCAGCAGTACGGGACGGTCAACGCCGACGGTTTCGGTGTCGGCTGGTACGCGGAAGGCGACCCGGTGCCGGCCCGCTACCGCCGCGCCGGGCCCGTCTGGGCGGACCTGTCGTTCGCCGACCTCGCCCGGGTCGTGAAGTCCACCGCGCTGCTCGCCGCTGTGCGGGACGCGACCCTGTCGGGCGCCGACGCGGAGGCCGCGGCGGCCCCGTTCGCGGCGGGGACCTGGCTGTTCAGCCACAACGGGGCGGTGCGGGGCTGGCCCGGTTCGCTGGCGACGGTGTCCCGGACGCTGCCGCACGAGGACCTGCTGTCGCTGGAGGCCCGCAACGACTCGGCGCTCGTGTGGGCGCTGGTGCTGGCGCGGCTGCGCAGCGGCGACGAGGAGGGCCAGGCGCTGGCCGACACGGTTCTGGAGGTCGCCGCCGCGGCCCCCGGATCCCGGCTCAACCTCCTCCTCACCAACGGCGACACCATCACCGCCACCGCCTGGGGCGACACCCTCTGGTACCTCACCCGGCCCGGCGGCGGCACCGTCGTGGCCTCCGAGCCCTACGACGACGATCCGCACTGGCGGGAGGTCCCCGACCGCACTCTGCTCGCGGCGAGCCGCACCGACGTGCTGCTCACACCGCTGAAGGAGCCGGCCGACGCCTCCGTGCCCTCCCCCTCGCCGAAGGAGCCCCGTACGTGA
- the egtB gene encoding ergothioneine biosynthesis protein EgtB yields the protein MTDTEPAVDARAVDPEVLRERAVASLIVARDRTTLLTSCVEDPDLTAQHSPLMSPLVWDLAHIGNQEEQWLLRAVAGHEAIRPEIDGLYDAFEHPRAERPKLPLLSPAEARTYAADVRGRALDVLERHAFRGTRLTEAGFAFGMIAQHEQQHDETMLITHQLRTGPQALTAPDPEPVPLFTGPAEVLVPGGPFTMGTSGEPWALDNERPAHRREVAPFHIDTTPVTNGAYRAFIEDGGYDDPRWWAPEGWAHIRRHGIDAPLFWRRDGKQFLRRRFGVTEVVPPDEPVLHVCWYEADAYARWAGRRLPTEAEWEKAARHDPAGDRSMRYPWGDEDPGPEHANLGQRHLRPAPAGSYPAGESPLGVRQLIGDVWEWTASDFLPYPGFRAFPYKEYSEVFFGSDHKVLRGGSFAVDAVACRGTFRNWDYPIRRQIFAGFRTARSEDV from the coding sequence ATGACCGACACCGAGCCCGCCGTCGACGCCCGGGCCGTCGACCCCGAGGTGCTCCGCGAGCGGGCGGTCGCCTCACTGATCGTGGCCCGTGACCGCACCACGCTGCTGACGAGCTGCGTGGAGGACCCCGATCTGACCGCGCAGCACTCGCCGCTGATGTCGCCGCTGGTGTGGGACCTCGCGCACATCGGCAACCAGGAGGAGCAGTGGCTGCTGCGGGCCGTCGCCGGGCACGAGGCGATACGCCCGGAGATAGACGGCCTCTACGACGCCTTCGAGCACCCGCGTGCCGAGCGGCCGAAGCTGCCCCTGCTGTCGCCCGCCGAGGCCCGCACCTACGCGGCCGACGTGCGCGGAAGGGCACTGGACGTGCTGGAGCGGCACGCGTTCCGCGGGACGCGGCTGACGGAGGCCGGGTTCGCCTTCGGGATGATCGCCCAGCACGAGCAGCAGCACGACGAGACCATGCTGATCACCCATCAGCTGCGTACGGGCCCCCAGGCCCTGACCGCCCCGGACCCGGAGCCGGTGCCGCTGTTCACCGGACCGGCCGAAGTCCTCGTCCCCGGCGGGCCGTTCACCATGGGCACCTCCGGTGAGCCGTGGGCGCTGGACAACGAACGCCCCGCGCACCGGCGGGAGGTGGCGCCCTTCCACATCGACACCACCCCGGTGACGAACGGCGCCTACCGGGCGTTCATCGAGGACGGCGGCTACGACGACCCGCGCTGGTGGGCACCCGAGGGCTGGGCGCACATCCGCAGGCACGGCATCGACGCCCCGCTGTTCTGGCGGCGCGACGGTAAGCAGTTCCTCAGGCGCCGGTTCGGCGTGACCGAGGTCGTCCCGCCGGACGAGCCGGTGCTGCACGTGTGCTGGTACGAGGCCGACGCCTACGCCCGCTGGGCGGGACGCCGGCTGCCCACGGAGGCCGAGTGGGAGAAGGCGGCCCGGCACGACCCGGCCGGCGACCGCTCGATGCGCTACCCGTGGGGCGACGAGGACCCGGGGCCCGAGCACGCCAACCTCGGCCAGCGGCACCTGCGTCCGGCGCCCGCCGGGAGCTACCCGGCCGGCGAGTCGCCGCTCGGCGTACGGCAGTTGATCGGCGACGTGTGGGAGTGGACGGCGAGCGATTTCCTGCCCTATCCGGGGTTCAGGGCGTTCCCGTACAAGGAGTACTCGGAGGTCTTCTTCGGGTCCGACCACAAGGTGCTGCGCGGCGGTTCGTTCGCGGTGGACGCGGTGGCCTGCCGGGGCACCTTCCGCAACTGGGACTATCCGATCCGGCGGCAGATCTTCGCCGGCTTCCGCACGGCCCGGTCGGAGGACGTCTGA